GAGGTCGGGTTGGCCACAAAGCCCAAGATGTTCCCCAATTTACTAATTAGTTTAGAATTCCACACAACCAGCACCTCACCACCACCAAGAATTCTAATGGAAACTTTCTTCAGTGAAAACtaacttcatttatttcaagGCTGGTGCTAATTTTGGTTGTTGACTGCTTTGGCCTCCGATTATGGGAGGTATCCTGGGTGGGAACTGTCAGGGGaagctacttggaaggcaggACTCAGCCAGACCAAATTGCAAGATTCAAACCGGTGAGGAGGCCCAACAGCGGATTCTCCACAGACCCAGCAGAGGCTCTCGGGGGCTGGAAAAGGGCGCCACCTGGTGGCATCTGAGCAGAAGTCAGTGACACGTTTTCACCCACGTGTCAGTACAGCTCCTGAAGCAGGTCCAGCGGAAAAGCTCCGGTATGAAGCTTTTCCCTTTACAGTGTGCTGTGAGGGTGTGTAGCCACAGTTAATGGAAAGGGACCTCACTGGACTCAATCCAGTGACATCACACACGCCGTGTCTCCCACCCACAGAGAGAACTCCCAGGTCTTGAGTATGTGATGCCTGGAGCCTCATCTACCTTCTGAAGGCATCGTTCAGGCACGCTTTACATACGAGCAGTGTTTGGATTATTAATTGGAAAGGTCAGAACACCGTTTCAGCGGGTATATGAAAGTGATAGCAGTGGTGTCTGGAACATAAAGGAGAGTGTGTGTGTCCACTCTTCCTAGGGACGCAGGGACGGGGACACTCTCCACTCTTCCCTGGGACACACGGGGACACTCCCCACTCTCCCCTGGGACACGGGAATGCTCTCCACTCTCCCCTGGGACACAGGGACAGGAACACTCTTCCCTGGGACACATGGGGACGCTCCCCACTCTCCCCCAGGACACAGGGGGACACTGTCCACTCTCCCCTGGGACACACGGGGACACTGTCCACTCTCTCCCGGGACACACAGGGACGCTCTCCACTCTTCCCTGGGACACATGGGGACGCTCCCCACTCTCCCCCAGGGCACAGGGGGACACTGTCCACTCTCCCCTGGGACACACGGGGACACTGTCCACTCTCTCCCGGGACACACAGGGACGCTCTCCACTCTTCCCTGGGACACACGGGGATACTCTCCCCTGGGACATATGGGCTGTCCACTCTCCCCCGGGACACACGGGGACGCTCTCCAGTCTTCCCCGGGACACACGGGGACTCTCTCCAGTCTTCCCCGGGACACACGGGGACTCTCTCCATTCTTCCCTGGGACACATGGGGACACTCTCCAGTTCCCCTGGGACACATGGGGACGCTCTCCACTCTCCCCTGGGAGTTCCAGGGTGACCGTCATCGTGAAAAATGACAGGGATTGATGTAGTTTCCTGGCTTTTGACATTAACCCACAAACCCAACTACCACTCTGGGTTTTTCCTAGAGCGTAAGCCTTAGCTGACGCCATCCACACATTATGGTGCTGTGGATTTTCCTGGAACGAAAAGGAAAAGATTCAGACAGCAGGAAATAAGGGGCCAGGGGGAGGCTAAGGCTGTCATGATGGCAGAGAAGTCTCGACCCATGATCTTGGAAAAGCTGTCCACATTTAGGATCctgtctgcttctggggaaaaCTTCCCTGGTTAGCTTCACCTTAAGGTCTCCAAAAGGTGTACGGTTCCAAGAATCTGGAGGGGTCTTTTTGAGTTTGGGGTTAGCCGATTTTTCTAAAATGTGCACAAGTTCTGGGTCCATAGTTCTTACACACATAATTAGCAAACGTCCCAGAAGGCGGCACGCAGACTCCTTGGATTCAGACAAACCCAAGCCAAAAGGGACCTACTCAAGGCCTCTAACTGGATACAATAGAGTTAAGTTTTGGATCCAATTCAATCCTGGACCCATTCCGGTCTAAGAATTGCTcaaggccgggcgccatggctcatgcctgtaatcccagcactttgggaggccaaggcaggtggattgcctgagctcaggagtttgagaccagcccgggcaacacagtgaaaccccgtctccactaaaatacaaaaaaattagctgggcgcggtggcatgtgcctgtaatcccagctacttgggaggctgagacaggagaattgcttgaatctgggaggcggaggttgcagtgagctgagatcatgccaccgcactccagcctgggcaacagagtgagactccatctcaaaaaaaaaaaaaaagaattgctcaAAGTAGAGGGCTCAAAACACATGCTCATAGAGCACAAATCCACCAGAGAGAACTCACCTATGATTCTAGATGCTTTGAGAGATCAGCAGGCACACAGGGCCTACTGAGCATTCAGTGCTCCTAGGGGGTGGCTGAAGGTCTACTTCAGATCCCATTTCTGACACCAAACtgttaaaacaaaaactttggacaaattaaatttaagagtttctgtgtgtgtgtgtgtgtgacagagtctccctctgtcatgcaggctggagtgcagtggtgcaatctcggttcactgcaacctccacctcccagattccagtgattctcttgcctcagcctccctagtagctgggattacagatgccacaacagctggctaacttttgtgtttttagtggagacgaggtttcgccatgttggccaggctggctcgaacccctgatctcaagtgatccacccacgttggcctcccaaaatgctgggattacaggtatgagccactgcgcccagccaacagagtttaattgagcaaaacACAactcatgaattgggcagcactCAGAACCAGTGGGGGAGGTTTGAGAGCTCCACTCTGTAATGTGGGCAGGAAGTTTTTATAGATAGAACACAGAAgtgagatacaaaaaaaaaaaaatcacaattagcTTGATTTTGTTACTGCTTGAGATGTTTGCCTTATATGGCATGATCAGATCAGTTAGCAGCCTGTGACTGGCTGAGACCCAGCTATTTGTTCCAAAATATACTCATAGGTTAAGCTTTTAGCTTGTTTCTGTGGTACATTAGGTTGCAGTTTGTTGTTACCTAGAAACTCAAGGCACAGAGGCAGCCTGTTAATTGAGTTAATTTAACAGTTCAAACAAATACTTATGCACCAGTGTTTataacagcactattcacagagTTAGTTTGAAAGCAATCTAAATTCCTTCTTTGGATAGCCTAGACATTTCTCCTGGCCATAAGAAGGGGTGATGccctgacacatgctacaatgtggatgaaccttgaaaacatgctcagTGAAtgaagccagacagaaaaggcATTAACCCAGAAACAAATATTGCATTTCCTTGATACGAAATATCCAGAACAGGCAAGTCCATTCACTGAGACAGAAAAGCGACCGGTGGTTGCCAGGGCATGGGAGGAGTGTGGAACGGGCCGTGACTGCTTAATGGATGGGAGTTTTATTTTGGGGTGGGGAAAGTGTTTGGGGACGAAACAGAGGCGGTGGTGGTTGCACAATGTTGTGAATGTCACTGAattgtttactttaaaatagttaattacATGCTATGCTGATTTTATcataataaactattttaaaattattttgtgaaaaacTGTGATGcttgggatttgcttcaaaataatgtgggtggggtggaggttcgaaaagttaccaaaaaaaagaaaaaaaaaagaaaaaagaaagaaagaaagaaagaaaaagaaagaaaactctggCTTGCAAAGAAGAAAACGGATCGGCCGTGGATCCCTCTCCAGCTCGAGGGCTGGAGCTGCGGCGGAGGCAGGAGCTGGAAGCGAGGGGTCTGCTGGCAAAGGCGGGAGTGCAGGTTCCGCTCGAAGCCCCGGCAGCCGCGGCAGGAACCGGCCTGGACGGGGTGGGGGGCGCCGCGGAGGCCGGCGGGACTTCCCATGTCTTTCTCCTCGAGCTCGGAAAAAGTTCCCACCCAGGGAATCCCGACCCTCCAACTTCGAGACCGCCGGTTCCGCGCTCGGCCCCCACCTGGACCaagagctggggctgggctgcCGCGCCCCCGGCTCTGTCCCCGCGAGGCCCCGCTCCCAGCCCCACCTGGGACACCCGGGACTCCCGGGACAcctgcggggcggggcggggccggggcgagGCGGGGCGGGCTCGAGGCCGCACCCCGGAGGCGGAGCCGCGAGCTCCCCGCCCACCGCGCGCCCCCCGCTCTCGGTGCGCAGCGGGGCCGACCCTCAGCCCTGCAGCGCCTTCCTGGAGGTGGGGGCCGCCCGCGCCATGGCCGCCGCCCAGCCCAAGTACCCCGCCGGGGCGACCGCCCGGCGCCTGGCCCGGGGCTGCTGGTCCGCCCTCTGGGACTACGAGACGCCCAAGGTGATCGTGGTGAGGAACCGGCGCCTGGGGGTCCTGTACCGCGCCGTGCAGCTGCTCATCCTGCTCTACTTCGTGTGGTGCGCGGGGCGCGGGGTGCGGGGCgcaggggaggggctgggatTGGGGGCGCTGGGACTGGGGGcgcggggctggggctgggaccaGGGGcgcggggcaggggctggggctgggaccgGGGGCGCGggacaggggctggggctgggaccgGGGGCGCGGGGCAGGGGCTGGGATTGGGGGcgcggggcaggggctggggctggggctgggaccgGGGGCGCGGGGCAGGGGCTGGGACCAGGGGCGCGGGACAGGGGCTGGGATTGGGGGCGCGggacaggggctggggctgggaccgGGGGCGCGGGGCAGGGGCTGGGATTGGGGGCGCGggacaggggctggggctgggaccgGGGGCGCGGGGCAGGGGCTGGGATTGGGGGCGCGggacaggggctggggctgggaccgGGGGCGCGGGGCAGGGGCTGGGATTGGGGGcgcggggcaggggctggggctggggctggggctgggactggGGGCGTGGGGCAGGCCCCAAGAGCCCCGCAGAGCGACCCGGGTCGCGGGAGGGCCCCTGCCGTGCCTGCGGGCGGACTCAGCCTTCCCAGGGTCGCCTCCGGAGCCGGCGCCGCCCCTGCCCGCAGGTACGTATTCATCGTGCAGAAAAGCTACCAGGAGAGCGAGACGGGCCCCGAGAGCTCCATCATCACCAAGGTCAAGGGGATCACCACGTCCGAGCACAAAGTGTGGGACGTGGAGGAGTATGTGAAGCCCCCCGAGGTGCGGGCcgccccctgccccccgccccgccGTGCACCCTACCCTAGTGGGCGGAGGGAGCAGCGGCTGCCGCCTGGCCGACCGCCCCCTCTTTCTGAGCCCAGGGGGGCAGCGTGTTCAGCATCATCACCAGGGTCGAGGCCACCCACTCCCAGACCCAGAGAACCTGCCCCGAGGTGAGGGGATCCCGCGGCGCTGGGGGACCCTGCCTCAGCTAGGCGGGCCAGCTGTCCCTTGCGGGGTCCCTGACTGGGCCGCCTCCACCCTAGAGCATAAGGGTCCACAACGCCACCTGCCTCTCCGACGCCGACTGCGTGGCTGGGGAGCTGAACATGCTGGGAAACGGTCGGTGTGCGCCAGCTGGGGCTGGGCGGGTGGGGCAGGGCTGCGTCCCCGCTAATGCCTCAGtgacctctgcctcacaggcctGAGGACCGGGCGCTGTGTGCCCTATTACCAGGGGCCCTCCAAGACCTGCGAGGTGTTCGGCTGGTGCCCGGTGGAAGATGGGGCCTCTGTCAGGTGCACCTGCGCCCCGGCCTGGGGCCCAGCCTCCACTCTGATCCTTTTCCTCTGACCAGAGGCCAAACGGGCGGGGCAGGAGTGACAAGAGCTGGGGAGGGGTGGGCGCCAATGCCAGGCGGGGGCTTTGCGGGAAGAGGGGACTAAACAACCCTTCTGTGCCTCCTCAGCCAATTTCTGGGTACGATGGCCCCAAATTTCACCATCCTCATCAAGAACAGCATCCACTACCCCAAATTCCACTTCTCCAAGTAAGAGCCGCGGGGTGTGGTGATGGCCCAGCCTGAGGGCTGCCTTCTGGGAATGGGGTATTTGGGGTGCAGGTCTCGCCTCCTGCCGCCTCCTCAGGGGCAACATCGCCGACCGCACAGATGGGTACCTGAAGCGCTGCACGTTCCACGAGGCCTCCGACCTCTACTGCCCCATCTTCAAGCTGGGCTTTATCGTGGAGAAGGCTGGGGAGAGCTTCACAG
The sequence above is a segment of the Pan paniscus chromosome 10, NHGRI_mPanPan1-v2.0_pri, whole genome shotgun sequence genome. Coding sequences within it:
- the P2RX2 gene encoding P2X purinoceptor 2 isoform X6, encoding MSFSSSSEKVPTQGIPTLQLRDRRFRARPPPGPRAGAGLPRPRLCPREAPLPAPPGTPGTPGTPAGRGGAGARRGGLEAAPRRRSRELPAHRAPPALGAQRGRPSALQRLPGGGGRPRHGRRPAQVPRRGDRPAPGPGLLVRPLGLRDAQGLRTGRCVPYYQGPSKTCEVFGWCPVEDGASVSQFLGTMAPNFTILIKNSIHYPKFHFSKGNIADRTDGYLKRCTFHEASDLYCPIFKLGFIVEKAGESFTELAHKGGVIGVIINWDCDLDLPASECNPKYSFRRLDPKHVPASSGYNFRFAKYYKINGTTTRTLIKAYGIRIDVIVHGQAGKFSLIPTIINLATALTSVGVGSFLCDWILLTFMNKNKVYSHKKFDKVCTPSQPSGSWPVTLARVLGQAPPEPGHCSEDQHPSPPSGQEGQQGAECGPAFPPLRPCPISAPSEQMVDTPASEPAQASTPTDPKGLAQL
- the P2RX2 gene encoding P2X purinoceptor 2 isoform X7; this encodes MSFSSSSEKVPTQGIPTLQLRDRRFRARPPPGPRAGAGLPRPRLCPREAPLPAPPGTPGTPGTPAGRGGAGARRGGLEAAPRRRSRELPAHRAPPALGAQRGRPSALQRLPGGGGRPRHGRRPAQVPRRGDRPAPGPGLLVRPLGLRDAQGDRGEEPAPGGPVPRRAAAHPALLRVSIRVHNATCLSDADCVAGELNMLGNGLRTGRCVPYYQGPSKTCEVFGWCPVEDGASVSQFLGTMAPNFTILIKNSIHYPKFHFSKGNIADRTDGYLKRCTFHEASDLYCPIFKLGFIVEKAGESFTELAHKGGVIGVIINWDCDLDLPASECNPKYSFRRLDPKHVPASSGYNFRFAKYYKINGTTTRTLIKAYGIRIDVIVHGQAGKFSLIPTIINLATALTSVGVGSFLCDWILLTFMNKNKVYSHKKFDKTPKVWLNSELLSITLDCRPGLVGPDSPRLGTCTWTWAPQ
- the P2RX2 gene encoding P2X purinoceptor 2 isoform X2, giving the protein MSFSSSSEKVPTQGIPTLQLRDRRFRARPPPGPRAGAGLPRPRLCPREAPLPAPPGTPGTPGTPAGRGGAGARRGGLEAAPRRRSRELPAHRAPPALGAQRGRPSALQRLPGGGGRPRHGRRPAQVPRRGDRPAPGPGLLVRPLGLRDAQGDRGEEPAPGGPVPRRAAAHPALLRVSIRVHNATCLSDADCVAGELNMLGNGLRTGRCVPYYQGPSKTCEVFGWCPVEDGASVSQFLGTMAPNFTILIKNSIHYPKFHFSKGNIADRTDGYLKRCTFHEASDLYCPIFKLGFIVEKAGESFTELAHKGGVIGVIINWDCDLDLPASECNPKYSFRRLDPKHVPASSGYNFRFAKYYKINGTTTRTLIKAYGIRIDVIVHGQAGKFSLIPTIINLATALTSVGVGSFLCDWILLTFMNKNKVYSHKKFDKTRPGGARQSPARDLHVDMGTSVAEHLHETGHHRIPVQGLGARSGPRLVPHPGIQPLTPPPQLVPTGLLTSHHLSQPPGTQAS
- the P2RX2 gene encoding P2X purinoceptor 2 isoform X8, with the translated sequence MSFSSSSEKVPTQGIPTLQLRDRRFRARPPPGPRAGAGLPRPRLCPREAPLPAPPGTPGTPGTPAGRGGAGARRGGLEAAPRRRSRELPAHRAPPALGAQRGRPSALQRLPGGGGRPRHGRRPAQVPRRGDRPAPGPGLLVRPLGLRDAQGDRGEEPAPGGPVPRRAAAHPALLRVSIRVHNATCLSDADCVAGELNMLGNGLRTGRCVPYYQGPSKTCEVFGWCPVEDGASVSQFLGTMAPNFTILIKNSIHYPKFHFSKGNIADRTDGYLKRCTFHEASDLYCPIFKLGFIVEKAGESFTELAHKGGVIGVIINWDCDLDLPASECNPKYSFRRLDPKHVPASSGYNFRFAKYYKINGTTTRTLIKAYGIRIDVIVHGQAGKFSLIPTIINLATALTSVGVGSFLCDWILLTFMNKNKVYSHKKFDKMVDTPASEPAQASTPTDPKGLAQL
- the P2RX2 gene encoding P2X purinoceptor 2 isoform X1 — protein: MSFSSSSEKVPTQGIPTLQLRDRRFRARPPPGPRAGAGLPRPRLCPREAPLPAPPGTPGTPGTPAGRGGAGARRGGLEAAPRRRSRELPAHRAPPALGAQRGRPSALQRLPGGGGRPRHGRRPAQVPRRGDRPAPGPGLLVRPLGLRDAQGDRGEEPAPGGPVPRRAAAHPALLRVSIRVHNATCLSDADCVAGELNMLGNGLRTGRCVPYYQGPSKTCEVFGWCPVEDGASVSQFLGTMAPNFTILIKNSIHYPKFHFSKGNIADRTDGYLKRCTFHEASDLYCPIFKLGFIVEKAGESFTELAHKGGVIGVIINWDCDLDLPASECNPKYSFRRLDPKHVPASSGYNFRFAKYYKINGTTTRTLIKAYGIRIDVIVHGQAGKFSLIPTIINLATALTSVGVGSFLCDWILLTFMNKNKVYSHKKFDKVCTPSQPSGSWPVTLARVLGQAPPEPGHCSEDQHPSPPSGQEGQQGAECGPAFPPLRPCPISAPSEQMVDTPASEPAQASTPTDPKGLAQL
- the P2RX2 gene encoding P2X purinoceptor 2 isoform X4; amino-acid sequence: MSFSSSSEKVPTQGIPTLQLRDRRFRARPPPGPRAGAGLPRPRLCPREAPLPAPPGTPGTPGTPAGRGGAGARRGGLEAAPRRRSRELPAHRAPPALGAQRGRPSALQRLPGGGGRPRHGRRPAQVPRRGDRPAPGPGLLVRPLGLRDAQGDRGLRTGRCVPYYQGPSKTCEVFGWCPVEDGASVSQFLGTMAPNFTILIKNSIHYPKFHFSKGNIADRTDGYLKRCTFHEASDLYCPIFKLGFIVEKAGESFTELAHKGGVIGVIINWDCDLDLPASECNPKYSFRRLDPKHVPASSGYNFRFAKYYKINGTTTRTLIKAYGIRIDVIVHGQAGKFSLIPTIINLATALTSVGVGSFLCDWILLTFMNKNKVYSHKKFDKVCTPSQPSGSWPVTLARVLGQAPPEPGHCSEDQHPSPPSGQEGQQGAECGPAFPPLRPCPISAPSEQMVDTPASEPAQASTPTDPKGLAQL
- the P2RX2 gene encoding P2X purinoceptor 2 isoform X3 gives rise to the protein MAAAQPKYPAGATARRLARGCWSALWDYETPKVIVVRNRRLGVLYRAVQLLILLYFVWYVFIVQKSYQESETGPESSIITKVKGITTSEHKVWDVEEYVKPPEGGSVFSIITRVEATHSQTQRTCPESIRVHNATCLSDADCVAGELNMLGNGLRTGRCVPYYQGPSKTCEVFGWCPVEDGASVSQFLGTMAPNFTILIKNSIHYPKFHFSKGNIADRTDGYLKRCTFHEASDLYCPIFKLGFIVEKAGESFTELAHKGGVIGVIINWDCDLDLPASECNPKYSFRRLDPKHVPASSGYNFRFAKYYKINGTTTRTLIKAYGIRIDVIVHGQAGKFSLIPTIINLATALTSVGVVRNPLWGPSGCGGSTRPLHTGLCWPQGSFLCDWILLTFMNKNKVYSHKKFDKVCTPSQPSGSWPVTLARVLGQAPPEPGHCSEDQHPSPPSGQEGQQGAECGPAFPPLRPCPISAPSEQMVDTPASEPAQASTPTDPKGLAQL
- the P2RX2 gene encoding P2X purinoceptor 2 isoform X5, whose product is MAAAQPKYPAGATARRLARGCWSALWDYETPKVIVVRNRRLGVLYRAVQLLILLYFVWYVFIVQKSYQESETGPESSIITKVKGITTSEHKVWDVEEYVKPPEGGSVFSIITRVEATHSQTQRTCPESIRVHNATCLSDADCVAGELNMLGNGLRTGRCVPYYQGPSKTCEVFGWCPVEDGASVSQFLGTMAPNFTILIKNSIHYPKFHFSKGNIADRTDGYLKRCTFHEASDLYCPIFKLGFIVEKAGESFTELAHKGGVIGVIINWDCDLDLPASECNPKYSFRRLDPKHVPASSGYNFRFAKYYKINGTTTRTLIKAYGIRIDVIVHGQAGKFSLIPTIINLATALTSVGVGSFLCDWILLTFMNKNKVYSHKKFDKVCTPSQPSGSWPVTLARVLGQAPPEPGHCSEDQHPSPPSGQEGQQGAECGPAFPPLRPCPISAPSEQMVDTPASEPAQASTPTDPKGLAQL
- the P2RX2 gene encoding P2X purinoceptor 2 isoform X9, which encodes MAAAQPKYPAGATARRLARGCWSALWDYETPKVIVVRNRRLGVLYRAVQLLILLYFVWYVFIVQKSYQESETGPESSIITKVKGITTSEHKVWDVEEYVKPPEGGSVFSIITRVEATHSQTQRTCPESIRVHNATCLSDADCVAGELNMLGNGLRTGRCVPYYQGPSKTCEVFGWCPVEDGASVSQFLGTMAPNFTILIKNSIHYPKFHFSKGNIADRTDGYLKRCTFHEASDLYCPIFKLGFIVEKAGESFTELAHKGGVIGVIINWDCDLDLPASECNPKYSFRRLDPKHVPASSGYNFRFAKYYKINGTTTRTLIKAYGIRIDVIVHGQAGKFSLIPTIINLATALTSVGVGSFLCDWILLTFMNKNKVYSHKKFDKMVDTPASEPAQASTPTDPKGLAQL